A window of the Proteus terrae subsp. cibarius genome harbors these coding sequences:
- a CDS encoding alpha/beta hydrolase family protein: protein MKKCFKSIWFYSGLITLIFVIIISGGQYSDFELDDHASVITPISFASKKDTLSGTLILPNQNNIKAVAIFVHGDGAQDRFSNSGYLPLINNLLDAGIGVYTWDKAGVGESQGNWLLQSMQDRADEAQIALQLIQKKFTHTDIKVGYLGFSQAGWVIPIAATQSKPDFSVIIGGAVNWRAQGAYYHQVRLKAGDVDDKEITRRVSEQLQQNDRIFGINGSHDISAQGDMSDDRFYFVIQNYLSDSSKDLPHMNGRVLALFGELDLNVDASKNACLYKNLLGNHVDKTVALFPNASHGLLKAPFFNYQLDNQWPWWKQMLFIYQGRDSYFSDALNYLTAWITEDATIPSDY from the coding sequence ATGAAAAAATGTTTCAAATCAATTTGGTTTTATTCAGGGCTTATCACTCTTATTTTTGTGATTATCATTAGTGGTGGTCAGTATTCTGATTTTGAATTGGATGATCATGCATCAGTGATAACTCCAATTAGTTTTGCTTCTAAAAAAGATACTTTATCTGGAACATTAATTTTACCGAATCAGAACAACATAAAAGCAGTTGCTATTTTTGTTCATGGCGATGGCGCTCAAGATCGCTTTTCTAATAGTGGATATTTACCATTAATTAATAATTTGCTGGATGCAGGTATTGGTGTATATACATGGGATAAAGCTGGTGTGGGCGAAAGCCAAGGAAATTGGTTGCTTCAATCTATGCAAGATAGAGCAGATGAAGCACAAATAGCTTTACAGCTTATTCAAAAGAAATTTACCCATACTGATATTAAAGTAGGTTATTTAGGATTTTCACAGGCTGGATGGGTTATCCCTATTGCAGCGACACAATCTAAACCTGATTTTTCCGTTATTATTGGTGGTGCTGTAAACTGGCGAGCTCAAGGTGCTTACTATCACCAAGTGCGTTTAAAAGCCGGCGATGTTGATGATAAGGAAATTACTCGAAGAGTCTCAGAGCAACTGCAACAAAATGATCGTATATTTGGCATTAATGGCAGCCATGATATTTCAGCTCAGGGAGATATGTCTGATGATCGCTTTTATTTTGTTATCCAAAACTATTTAAGTGATTCATCTAAAGACTTACCTCATATGAATGGACGGGTACTGGCTCTGTTTGGTGAGTTAGATCTTAATGTAGATGCATCAAAAAATGCATGTTTATATAAAAATCTATTAGGAAACCATGTAGATAAAACCGTTGCCCTATTCCCTAATGCCTCTCATGGCTTATTAAAAGCACCATTCTTTAATTATCAATTAGATAACCAATGGCCTTGGTGGAAACAGATGCTTTTTATTTATCAAGGACGAGATAGCTACTTCTCTGATGCTTTAAATTACTTAACAGCGTGGATCACTGAAGATGCAACAATACCTTCTGATTATTGA
- a CDS encoding aminotransferase-like domain-containing protein, with protein sequence MVQPRYKSLVDKLANEIRIGKLLPGTRLPTHRHLAAEHKMSLATASRVYAELESMGLIIGETGRGTFVRELSLPINHGIENPTAADMLDLNFNYPSLPIQAELLRTELKRLATSGEIESLLRYQPHSGKLHDKIVISQYLKNKEITVEPENIIITNGAQQGIAITLLSALKPGDVVAVDALSYPGFKLAALAHHLEILPIPITPLGTDLDKLEELCKKRAIRALYCIPTLHNPMGWVLTLKQRQQLIILARKYHFMIIEDATYAFLVKKAPPAIVTLAPDITFYISGFSKNIASGLRVGFIVAPTNTISSLERSMRVTTWNTPALMTSIVCQWVKEGVVDKLEHLLRKDAQQRQKIVSEIFEGLTYIHHPTSYFLWFPLPEEVRADKIVASLHQLQISVATAEPYATTSNIPHAIRIALASININLLCDTLKKIREIIEYQVDL encoded by the coding sequence ATGGTTCAGCCCCGTTATAAATCTTTAGTTGATAAATTGGCGAACGAAATACGTATAGGAAAACTATTACCAGGTACACGTTTACCAACACATCGCCATTTGGCTGCAGAACATAAAATGTCTCTTGCAACGGCAAGTCGTGTATACGCTGAGTTAGAAAGTATGGGCTTGATCATTGGTGAAACAGGAAGAGGAACTTTTGTACGAGAATTGTCGCTTCCAATAAATCATGGAATAGAAAATCCTACAGCAGCAGATATGTTGGATCTTAATTTCAATTATCCCTCATTGCCTATTCAAGCTGAACTATTACGTACTGAACTAAAAAGATTAGCAACATCAGGTGAAATTGAATCATTGCTTCGCTATCAACCACATAGTGGGAAATTACACGATAAAATCGTGATTTCTCAATATCTTAAAAATAAAGAAATCACGGTTGAACCTGAAAATATTATTATTACTAACGGTGCACAACAAGGCATTGCGATTACATTATTAAGTGCTTTAAAACCGGGAGATGTTGTTGCGGTAGATGCATTAAGTTATCCCGGATTTAAATTAGCAGCACTCGCTCATCACTTGGAAATATTACCCATTCCCATAACACCATTAGGTACAGATTTAGATAAGCTGGAAGAACTATGTAAAAAAAGGGCAATACGTGCACTTTATTGTATTCCTACACTACATAACCCAATGGGATGGGTATTAACATTAAAACAGCGACAACAATTAATTATTTTGGCGAGAAAATACCATTTCATGATAATTGAAGACGCGACTTATGCATTTTTAGTTAAAAAAGCACCGCCAGCAATTGTTACCTTGGCACCAGATATCACATTTTATATTTCAGGATTTTCTAAGAATATAGCTTCTGGATTAAGAGTTGGTTTTATTGTTGCTCCTACAAACACTATTTCATCGTTAGAGAGATCAATGAGAGTGACGACATGGAACACACCTGCTCTAATGACTTCCATTGTATGCCAATGGGTGAAAGAGGGGGTAGTTGATAAACTAGAACATTTATTACGTAAAGATGCACAGCAGCGACAAAAAATAGTGAGTGAAATATTTGAAGGACTTACTTATATTCATCATCCAACTTCCTATTTTTTATGGTTCCCCTTACCTGAAGAAGTTAGAGCCGATAAAATTGTTGCTTCATTACATCAATTACAAATATCGGTTGCCACTGCTGAGCCTTATGCCACAACATCCAATATTCCTCATGCAATTCGCATTGCATTAGCTTCAATTAATATTAATTTATTATGTGATACATTAAAGAAAATTCGAGAGATTATTGAGTATCAAGTTGATTTATAA
- a CDS encoding DMT family transporter — MQQINQKEQTNGWVNGFIGMLIFSGSLPATKAAVLGFEPLFLTAARATIAGLLSLAMLLLYKEKLPTFKQWISLAVVSLGVVVGFPLLTAIALQEITSAHSLVFLALLPLFTAIFAVIRGGEKPRPIFWLFSIIGSLLVMGYAISQNGASSISADLLMIASVIVCGLGYAEGATLTKALGGWQVICWALIVSLPPMLIFSFILMPEKLATISISAWVGLGYVSLFSMLIGFIFWYKGLSQGGIAAVGQLQLLQPFFGLGLAAVLLHESVNLLMLLVTIGVIFCVAGSKKYA, encoded by the coding sequence ATGCAGCAAATTAATCAAAAAGAGCAGACAAATGGCTGGGTAAATGGATTTATAGGTATGTTGATTTTTAGTGGATCTTTACCTGCAACAAAAGCGGCTGTATTAGGCTTTGAACCTTTATTTTTAACCGCAGCGAGAGCAACGATTGCAGGATTATTATCTTTAGCAATGCTACTGTTATATAAAGAAAAATTACCTACGTTTAAACAGTGGATTTCATTAGCGGTTGTCTCATTAGGTGTTGTCGTTGGTTTTCCATTATTAACGGCTATCGCACTACAAGAAATAACTTCAGCACACTCCCTTGTTTTTTTAGCTTTATTACCGTTATTCACGGCAATTTTTGCAGTAATACGTGGTGGTGAAAAGCCTCGCCCTATTTTCTGGCTTTTTTCTATTATTGGTAGTTTATTGGTGATGGGATATGCCATTTCTCAAAATGGAGCATCATCAATCAGTGCTGATTTATTAATGATAGCATCAGTGATTGTTTGTGGTTTAGGTTATGCTGAAGGTGCGACTTTAACGAAAGCATTAGGTGGTTGGCAGGTTATATGTTGGGCATTAATTGTATCTTTACCTCCAATGCTTATTTTTAGCTTTATTCTTATGCCTGAAAAGCTTGCTACAATTAGTATATCAGCATGGGTGGGCTTAGGTTATGTTTCGCTTTTTAGTATGTTGATTGGTTTTATATTTTGGTACAAAGGATTATCACAAGGTGGGATCGCAGCAGTAGGACAACTTCAATTATTACAACCCTTCTTTGGATTAGGTTTAGCTGCCGTATTACTTCATGAATCAGTCAATTTATTGATGTTGTTAGTAACTATTGGCGTTATTTTTTGTGTTGCTGGTTCAAAAAAATATGCCTAA
- a CDS encoding VOC family protein: protein MKITHLDHLVLTVADIQITCDFYHRVLGFNVITFKEGRKALTFGSQKINLHQVGKEFLPKAAKPTAGSADLCFLTQTPLSEIIEHLNQQGVKIEEGPVPRTGATGAIMSVYLRDPDNNLLEVANLT, encoded by the coding sequence ATGAAAATTACACACCTTGACCATCTGGTATTAACTGTTGCTGATATTCAGATAACCTGTGATTTTTATCACCGCGTACTAGGCTTTAACGTTATTACGTTTAAAGAAGGGCGCAAAGCTCTCACTTTTGGCTCTCAAAAAATAAATCTTCACCAAGTGGGAAAAGAGTTTCTTCCCAAAGCGGCAAAACCAACTGCAGGTTCGGCTGATTTGTGTTTTCTAACACAAACACCGTTATCAGAGATTATTGAACATTTAAATCAACAAGGTGTAAAAATAGAAGAGGGGCCAGTTCCTAGAACGGGTGCAACTGGCGCTATTATGTCGGTTTATTTACGTGACCCTGATAATAACTTGCTCGAAGTTGCCAATTTAACTTAA
- the ddlA gene encoding D-alanine--D-alanine ligase — translation MSKLRVAIIFGGKSTEHQVSLQSAKNIINELDRTKFDLCLIGINEQGQWHEYSETDYLLNSDNPKTISLSKPLRAVAIIPGSVKGQFISLEDGQTLPQIDVVFPIVHGAYGEDGTLQGLLHMIDMPYVGPNIMSSAACMDKDITKRLLDGAGLAVAPFITIMAHQINDIPYNEMVRQLGLPLFIKPANLGSSVGISKVNNEEEFNAALKMAFEYDLKVIVESAIVGREIECAVLGNEAPEVSPCGEIVLNDAFYAYNTKYIDDDGAKVVVPAVMDENTSLHIRQVALKAYRVLNCLGMARVDVFLTQDNRVVINEINTLPGFTNISMYPKLWQSAGLGYQSLITKLIELALDHHRKTAVLKTKCEL, via the coding sequence ATGAGTAAATTAAGAGTCGCTATTATTTTTGGTGGTAAATCCACAGAACATCAAGTTTCATTACAGTCAGCAAAAAATATTATTAATGAATTAGATCGAACGAAATTCGACCTTTGCTTAATCGGTATTAATGAGCAAGGCCAGTGGCATGAATATTCAGAAACTGACTATTTACTAAATAGCGATAATCCTAAAACCATTTCATTAAGCAAACCTTTAAGAGCAGTTGCTATTATTCCTGGTAGTGTAAAAGGCCAATTTATTTCACTTGAAGATGGTCAAACATTACCTCAAATCGATGTTGTATTCCCAATTGTTCATGGTGCGTATGGTGAAGATGGTACACTCCAAGGCTTATTACATATGATTGATATGCCTTATGTAGGGCCAAATATCATGAGTTCAGCAGCTTGTATGGATAAAGATATTACTAAACGCCTACTTGATGGGGCAGGATTAGCTGTTGCGCCATTTATCACTATTATGGCACATCAAATTAATGACATTCCTTACAATGAAATGGTTCGTCAATTAGGACTTCCTTTATTTATAAAACCAGCAAACCTAGGTTCTTCTGTAGGAATTAGCAAAGTTAATAATGAGGAAGAGTTCAACGCGGCTTTAAAAATGGCTTTTGAATACGACCTTAAAGTGATTGTTGAAAGTGCAATTGTAGGTCGTGAAATAGAGTGTGCCGTTTTAGGTAACGAAGCTCCTGAAGTTAGTCCTTGTGGTGAAATCGTATTAAACGATGCTTTCTATGCTTATAACACGAAATATATTGATGACGATGGTGCTAAAGTCGTTGTTCCAGCAGTAATGGATGAAAATACGAGTTTGCATATTCGCCAAGTTGCTTTAAAAGCATACCGTGTTCTTAATTGCTTAGGTATGGCTCGTGTTGATGTGTTCTTAACACAAGATAATCGTGTTGTGATTAATGAAATAAATACACTACCTGGTTTTACTAATATCAGTATGTATCCAAAATTATGGCAAAGTGCAGGTTTAGGTTATCAATCATTAATTACTAAATTAATTGAGTTAGCACTAGATCACCATAGAAAAACGGCAGTTCTAAAAACAAAGTGTGAGCTTTAA
- a CDS encoding ABC-F family ATP-binding cassette domain-containing protein — protein MSTLLSTQNLSFHNNHGLLLNDISLALIKGEKIGLIGYNGCGKSTLLKLLSHQLSPSSGAISVANQTVMAYIEQHLPAKLQSMTLMDAVLHKLPEEYRLSEGWRAELLLNEMGFKLHEKDLLVSQLSGGQHTRLLLARALIIEPDLLLLDEPSNHLDLPTILWLETFLKQWRGSFILVSHDNTLLDNVTNCTWIIRDKSLSIFRLPCSQARIAQEEQDISAQYRHDAQQKEIDRIAQSAKQLAIWGHVYDNENLSRKAKQMEKHIVRLKDEQTEVTVGNQWVLQFSGTALRADRLCELNQLAVIPAENAPILYTVENQRIKSGDRVAIIGANGTGKSSLLKMIWSLSLAEISEQNAIKLHPRVELGYYDQKIEQLIDNDTLSDALKPFAPLTDEQRKMALISAGFAYTRHGQKVNTLSGGERARLLFVGLSLANYSLLMLDEPTNHIDMEGKKALAEQISQFPGGVLLVSHDRELIENSCNRFWYIHNGVLTEHHDIEAIYQLISEKEMPETLLMDKLNNLQDIPSAPLISHDDDEKLFKLIELEEKLEADLARKTNHQKPALQAQWKLEINQLKKLLKLI, from the coding sequence ATGAGCACATTATTATCTACACAAAATCTCTCTTTCCATAATAATCACGGTTTATTATTAAACGATATTTCTTTAGCACTGATTAAAGGCGAGAAGATTGGTTTAATTGGTTATAACGGTTGTGGAAAAAGTACTTTATTAAAATTACTTTCACATCAATTATCACCAAGTTCAGGTGCTATTTCCGTCGCTAATCAAACGGTTATGGCATATATAGAACAGCACTTACCCGCTAAATTACAGTCAATGACTTTAATGGATGCTGTACTTCATAAATTACCAGAAGAATACAGATTATCTGAAGGTTGGCGAGCTGAGTTATTGCTGAATGAAATGGGATTTAAACTTCACGAAAAAGATCTACTCGTTTCGCAATTAAGTGGTGGTCAACATACTCGTTTATTATTAGCGAGAGCGTTAATTATTGAGCCTGATTTATTATTGCTTGATGAACCAAGTAACCACCTCGATTTACCCACTATTTTATGGTTGGAAACATTTTTAAAACAGTGGCGTGGTAGCTTCATTTTGGTTTCACATGATAATACGTTATTAGACAACGTGACGAATTGTACATGGATCATTCGTGATAAATCGCTATCTATCTTTCGATTACCCTGCTCTCAAGCTCGAATTGCACAAGAAGAGCAAGATATTAGTGCGCAATACCGTCATGATGCGCAACAAAAAGAGATAGATAGAATAGCCCAAAGTGCGAAGCAACTCGCAATATGGGGGCACGTTTATGATAACGAGAATTTATCTCGTAAAGCCAAACAGATGGAAAAACATATTGTTCGTTTAAAAGATGAACAAACTGAAGTGACGGTTGGAAATCAATGGGTACTACAGTTTTCTGGAACGGCATTACGAGCTGATAGGCTCTGCGAATTAAATCAACTTGCTGTTATTCCTGCTGAAAATGCCCCTATTTTATATACTGTTGAAAATCAGCGTATAAAAAGTGGTGATCGAGTAGCAATAATTGGTGCCAATGGAACAGGCAAATCATCATTATTAAAGATGATTTGGTCATTAAGTTTAGCTGAAATAAGTGAACAAAATGCAATAAAGCTACACCCCCGAGTTGAATTGGGTTATTACGATCAAAAAATTGAGCAATTAATTGATAATGATACCCTTTCTGATGCATTAAAACCGTTTGCACCATTAACGGATGAACAGAGAAAAATGGCACTTATTAGTGCTGGCTTTGCTTATACGCGTCATGGGCAGAAAGTGAATACTTTAAGCGGTGGTGAACGAGCACGTTTATTATTCGTTGGTTTGAGTTTAGCAAACTATTCTTTATTAATGTTGGATGAACCTACAAACCATATTGATATGGAAGGTAAAAAGGCATTAGCTGAGCAAATTAGTCAATTTCCTGGTGGTGTTCTATTAGTTAGCCATGATAGGGAGTTGATTGAAAATAGCTGTAATCGTTTTTGGTATATTCACAACGGTGTTTTAACAGAACATCATGATATAGAAGCCATTTATCAGCTTATTTCAGAAAAAGAAATGCCTGAAACTTTGCTAATGGATAAACTTAATAATTTGCAGGATATCCCATCAGCTCCATTGATTTCACATGATGATGATGAAAAACTCTTTAAGTTAATTGAGCTAGAAGAGAAATTAGAGGCTGATTTAGCACGTAAAACTAATCATCAAAAACCTGCTTTGCAGGCGCAATGGAAATTAGAAATTAACCAGCTAAAGAAACTACTTAAGTTAATTTAA
- the yqfB gene encoding N(4)-acetylcytidine aminohydrolase, producing MSAIPTEITFFERLIPSILEEKKVITIRDKSESDYKPGSIVELFANEHRTHYGKLKIIAVSPLHYDDINEYHAQQEGMTLPVLKALIKDIYPTTQSLYLIEYQLVK from the coding sequence ATGTCGGCAATACCAACAGAAATTACTTTTTTTGAACGTTTAATTCCTTCCATTCTTGAAGAAAAAAAAGTGATTACTATCCGCGATAAAAGTGAAAGTGATTACAAACCGGGAAGCATTGTTGAATTATTTGCTAACGAACATCGTACTCATTATGGAAAATTGAAAATCATAGCGGTGTCGCCGTTACATTATGACGATATCAATGAGTATCACGCACAGCAGGAAGGTATGACACTTCCAGTTCTGAAAGCACTTATCAAAGATATTTATCCGACAACGCAATCTTTATATCTGATTGAATATCAGTTGGTAAAATAA
- the ada gene encoding bifunctional DNA-binding transcriptional regulator/O6-methylguanine-DNA methyltransferase Ada has translation MENKHNQLIEQACRFIEKNNGDVSLTCIAEHVMASPYHFHRLFKSTMGITPKDYANAYRQKLIKKALVQDGSITDAIYQSGFNANSRFYENATAILGMTPTNWRTGGKNIAIFFAIAQCSLGSILVAQSEKGICAIMLGDDAELLLEDLQKQFPLAELIGANEEFEQVIAQVIGFIELPKQPLSLPLDIQGTVFQQKVWRALLDIPFGSTMTYQEIADKIGAPKAYRAVANACAANKLAVAIPCHRVIRQNGELSGYRWGIERKAKLLQTEALNNSPTDKKE, from the coding sequence ATGGAAAATAAACATAATCAACTTATTGAGCAAGCTTGCCGTTTTATTGAAAAAAATAACGGTGATGTGTCGCTTACCTGCATTGCAGAGCATGTTATGGCAAGCCCGTATCATTTTCATCGCTTATTTAAATCAACGATGGGGATCACGCCAAAAGATTATGCTAATGCTTATCGCCAAAAATTAATAAAAAAAGCATTAGTTCAAGATGGCAGTATTACAGATGCGATTTATCAATCAGGCTTCAATGCCAATAGCCGTTTTTATGAGAATGCAACGGCAATATTAGGAATGACGCCAACAAATTGGCGTACAGGTGGTAAGAATATTGCTATCTTTTTTGCTATTGCTCAGTGCTCTTTGGGTAGTATTCTCGTGGCGCAAAGTGAAAAGGGGATTTGCGCCATTATGTTAGGGGATGATGCCGAGCTGTTATTAGAAGACTTGCAAAAACAATTCCCTCTGGCTGAATTAATTGGCGCAAATGAAGAATTTGAGCAAGTCATAGCACAAGTCATCGGTTTTATTGAATTACCCAAACAACCCTTGTCTTTACCTCTTGATATCCAAGGTACTGTATTCCAACAAAAAGTTTGGCGGGCATTATTAGATATTCCTTTTGGTAGCACAATGACTTACCAAGAAATAGCAGACAAAATTGGAGCACCTAAGGCATATCGCGCAGTCGCTAATGCCTGTGCAGCTAATAAACTTGCAGTTGCTATTCCATGCCATCGTGTTATTCGACAAAATGGTGAGTTATCTGGCTATCGTTGGGGGATTGAGCGTAAGGCTAAGTTGCTTCAGACTGAGGCATTAAATAACTCACCAACGGATAAAAAAGAATAA
- a CDS encoding DNA-3-methyladenine glycosylase family protein, producing the protein MHFQYGETEINTLKKRDKRLAKLIERIGEIKRPLTPDLFTALVKNIIEQQISVSAAITVNQRLLKLCEGIYTPERIARLSEQEIQQCGMTMRKAGYIIGIAEAVISGKLNLNKIPDMTDKEVIDTLIQLKGIGVWTAEMLLISSLNRPDILSWGDLAIQRGIMRLYRHKTLDKIRFERYRKRYSPYGSTASLYLWALSKETE; encoded by the coding sequence ATGCACTTTCAGTATGGCGAAACAGAGATAAACACATTAAAAAAACGTGATAAACGCTTAGCTAAACTCATTGAAAGAATAGGGGAAATTAAGCGCCCATTAACACCCGATCTATTTACAGCATTAGTTAAAAACATTATTGAACAACAAATTTCGGTTTCTGCTGCCATAACTGTTAATCAGCGGTTGCTCAAATTATGTGAAGGTATTTACACGCCAGAACGCATTGCAAGACTATCGGAGCAAGAGATACAACAGTGTGGCATGACAATGCGTAAAGCCGGTTATATTATCGGTATTGCTGAAGCCGTCATTTCAGGAAAATTAAATTTAAATAAAATCCCTGATATGACAGATAAAGAGGTTATTGATACTTTAATTCAATTAAAAGGTATTGGGGTTTGGACTGCCGAAATGTTATTAATTTCCTCACTTAATCGCCCAGATATTTTAAGTTGGGGAGATTTAGCTATTCAACGTGGGATCATGCGTCTTTATCGTCATAAAACATTAGATAAAATACGCTTCGAACGTTACCGAAAACGTTATTCACCTTATGGTTCTACTGCGTCGCTTTATCTATGGGCATTATCTAAAGAGACAGAGTAA
- a CDS encoding ArsR family transcriptional regulator, with translation MKNYTLNLQNKADALAVMKKAMSFTIPAALRVAVKLNIADLLKNGSKNVSELAEKTNSSPSALNRILRMLASEKIFYELENESYSLAPMGSFLLSDHEYSLRDAILMLTNETLWGPVGDITESVQGNPAFENLYGISFYQYWQDNVRKDHDFQSGMSSLSKIENYFIIKHYEFPENVTITDIAGGLGGLLLNVLKENPTLKGQLFDRPHVLERTLLTELNDDSRWSLISGDLFGEYPESDIYLIKYIIHDWDDESVIKIFKNFRNAMKPNSKILIIEPVIFKKNVPDMAKYMDLLCMCAFPESGERTEAEFIALLDQADLKINKVIKTETYNSILEIVIK, from the coding sequence ATGAAAAATTATACACTCAATTTACAAAACAAAGCTGATGCGCTGGCAGTAATGAAGAAAGCAATGAGCTTTACTATTCCAGCCGCATTAAGAGTTGCAGTAAAATTAAATATCGCGGATTTATTAAAAAACGGTTCTAAGAACGTTAGTGAATTAGCAGAAAAAACAAATTCATCACCATCTGCATTAAATAGAATATTAAGAATGTTAGCTTCTGAGAAAATATTTTATGAATTAGAAAATGAAAGTTACTCACTTGCTCCTATGGGCTCTTTTTTATTAAGTGATCATGAATATAGCTTACGTGATGCCATTTTAATGCTGACAAACGAGACTCTGTGGGGGCCTGTGGGTGATATCACTGAATCCGTGCAAGGTAATCCAGCCTTTGAAAATCTTTATGGCATAAGCTTTTATCAATATTGGCAAGATAATGTAAGAAAAGATCATGATTTTCAATCAGGTATGAGCTCACTTTCAAAGATAGAAAATTATTTTATTATCAAACATTATGAATTTCCTGAAAATGTAACCATTACAGATATTGCTGGCGGATTGGGAGGACTGTTATTAAACGTATTAAAAGAAAATCCGACTTTAAAGGGCCAATTATTTGATAGGCCTCATGTGTTGGAAAGAACGTTGTTGACCGAATTAAATGATGATAGTCGCTGGAGTTTAATATCAGGAGATTTATTTGGAGAGTACCCCGAATCTGATATTTATTTAATAAAATATATTATTCATGACTGGGATGATGAAAGTGTTATTAAAATTTTTAAAAATTTCCGCAACGCAATGAAACCCAACTCAAAAATACTTATTATTGAACCGGTTATTTTTAAAAAGAATGTACCTGATATGGCGAAATATATGGATCTTCTCTGTATGTGTGCTTTTCCTGAATCAGGTGAACGTACAGAGGCAGAATTTATTGCTTTACTCGATCAAGCGGATTTAAAAATTAATAAAGTGATTAAAACAGAAACCTACAACTCAATATTAGAGATCGTTATTAAATAA
- the leuE gene encoding leucine efflux protein LeuE — protein MLESIGISNIWTYLLGVIFITLVPGPNSIFVLTSSAKHGVKGGYKAALGVFTGDALLIFLAFLGVASLVKTSPVFFIVIKYAGALYLTYLGLKTLYTTFQKKKETPEQVAEVTVKAKDGLYVKALFLSMLNPKMIIFYVSFFIQFIDPKYENAGVPFFVLGAILETCSMLYLSVLIFGGVAITNKVKHNKRLASLSNSCIGAVFLLFGAKLALTA, from the coding sequence ATGTTAGAAAGTATCGGTATTTCAAATATTTGGACATACCTTTTAGGCGTTATTTTTATTACATTAGTACCAGGTCCAAACTCGATTTTCGTCCTTACTTCCAGTGCGAAGCATGGCGTAAAAGGGGGGTATAAAGCCGCTCTTGGTGTTTTTACGGGTGATGCATTATTAATCTTTTTGGCATTTTTGGGGGTTGCTTCATTAGTCAAGACTTCACCCGTCTTCTTTATTGTCATTAAATATGCTGGTGCTCTTTACTTAACCTATTTAGGATTGAAAACGCTATATACAACGTTTCAAAAGAAAAAAGAAACACCAGAGCAAGTAGCTGAAGTAACGGTAAAAGCAAAAGATGGTCTTTATGTTAAGGCGTTATTTTTGAGTATGCTTAACCCAAAGATGATCATTTTTTATGTTTCTTTCTTTATTCAGTTTATCGATCCTAAATATGAAAATGCAGGTGTTCCATTCTTTGTATTAGGTGCGATTTTAGAAACATGCAGTATGCTTTATTTATCAGTTCTTATTTTTGGCGGTGTTGCTATTACTAATAAAGTAAAACATAACAAACGGTTAGCTTCATTATCAAATAGTTGTATTGGTGCAGTGTTCTTACTTTTTGGCGCAAAACTGGCATTAACTGCATAA